The Deltaproteobacteria bacterium genome window below encodes:
- a CDS encoding IS3 family transposase: MRQAVDHFIRNYNQSWRMEQLGYLSPTEYREQNLTKLAA; encoded by the coding sequence GTGAGACAAGCAGTAGACCACTTTATAAGAAACTACAACCAATCATGGCGAATGGAGCAACTGGGATATTTGAGCCCGACTGAGTATCGTGAGCAAAACTTGACCAAACTAGCCGCATGA
- a CDS encoding DUF2059 domain-containing protein — protein MKNISTAILTKTLAALFFSFTILLAGQASGGEKERLIFAYLVVEKSGEAQTFLKVFEIMIESYFETYKSDNREARIAMTTFKNILMEEIRSSEKDLKWELAKIYAKHFTESELKVIVYFFDSPVGKSWIAKQPILEAEGEELGKDLAQTIMYRVILRIKALTE, from the coding sequence ATGAAAAATATATCAACTGCCATTCTCACAAAAACGTTAGCTGCGCTATTTTTTAGCTTCACCATATTGCTGGCAGGACAAGCTAGTGGAGGTGAAAAAGAAAGACTAATTTTTGCTTACTTAGTTGTGGAAAAATCTGGGGAAGCACAAACGTTTTTAAAAGTATTTGAAATCATGATAGAGTCTTATTTTGAGACATATAAAAGTGACAACCGCGAAGCCCGAATTGCAATGACCACTTTTAAAAATATACTTATGGAAGAGATAAGATCATCTGAGAAAGATCTTAAATGGGAACTCGCCAAAATATATGCCAAACACTTCACAGAATCTGAACTGAAGGTAATTGTCTATTTTTTTGATTCACCAGTAGGTAAATCATGGATAGCCAAACAACCAATATTAGAAGCGGAAGGGGAAGAGTTGGGGAAGGATTTGGCACAAACAATAATGTATCGTGTAATTTTAAGAATTAAGGCGCTCACAGAATGA